A region of Tigriopus californicus strain San Diego chromosome 7, Tcal_SD_v2.1, whole genome shotgun sequence DNA encodes the following proteins:
- the LOC131883616 gene encoding uncharacterized protein LOC131883616 — translation MIPVILSILMGLDLASQAHSMKCVPNLIEPNKTESWNQVICNCVNNSDIEDFSLQKDVLETISEDFIADLNAVHINDCNRVKLDLVIIKDSHYAKSCPLIVTNARQVHLLSLQDPGSNSFFCSNVTINLPSEEPRPPDSDSTYFYSTLGLSAVIVLIILVVLIIYLVKKLHCRCLPNWKKARGQKVSRTHSWRFESNHFINPPPRARNQAGSAARLTVSPPILPPSNSGVLQGEIIPLQPRTKPYPSLQDRISKKQDNVDAMTSEFDSFSSDESEGEFTSRPTLPMEKANQLKEQLNTNRQG, via the coding sequence atgataccGGTGATACTGTCAATATTGATGGGCCTGGACTTAGCCTCACAGGCTCATTCCATGAAGTGCGTTCCAAATTTGATAGAACCTAACAAAACAGAATCGTGGAACCAAGTGATTTGTAACTGCGTCAATAATTCTGACATTGAAGATTTCAGTCTCCAGAAAGACGTCCTTGAAACAATTTCAGAGGATTTCATCGCAGACTTGAACGCAGTTCACATTAACGACTGCAACCGAGTGAAACTAGATTTAGTCATAATTAAAGACTCTCATTATGCCAAAAGCTGCCCTCTCATCGTCACAAACGCCCGTCAAGTTCATCTTCTGAGTCTTCAAGACCCCGGGTCCAACTCGTTTTTCTGTTCCAATGTGACAATCAACTTGCCCTCTGAAGAACCAAGACCACCGGACTCAGATTCAACCTATTTCTACTCCACACTTGGACTATCTGCCGTAATCGTCCTTATCATACTCGTGGTCCTGATCATATATTTAGTGAAGAAGCTACATTGCCGTTGTTTACCCAATTGGAAGAAAGCACGGGGTCAAAAGGTCTCGCGTACTCATTCCTGGCGATTTGAATCCAATCACTTCATAAACCCGCCTCCCAGAGCAAGAAATCAGGCAGGTAGTGCCGCTCGATTAACTGTGTCCCCACCCATTTTACCGCCCAGTAACTCGGGTGTGCTTCAAGGGGAGATTATCCCACTCCAGCCCAGAACCAAGCCGTATCCCTCTCTACAAGATCGAATAAGCAAAAAGCAAGACAATGTCGACGCGATGACCTCGgaatttgattctttttcgTCAGATGAAAGTGAAGGAGAGTTTACCTCGAGACCAACTTTGCCAATGGAAAAGGCCAATCAATTAAAGGAACAATTGAATACTAACAGACAAGGCTAA
- the LOC131883357 gene encoding uncharacterized protein LOC131883357, whose amino-acid sequence MYPRLLGREFLRFSPEVQRILHQCQSPWDLLASQIVLLESAILTHGMPYPTNLEMAHQVQNIIRDRGAVPATVGIISGKLHIGLTDHDLAWLARPDTAKVKVSRRDLPAVLARGGHGGTTVAGTLLAARQTPWGSLPLFVTGGIGGVHRAGQNSMDVSADLVEMGRSSTTVISAGIKSILDIGRTLEYLETQGVCVGTLGETDDFPAFFTRKSGFRSPVHVRDERDMARLMATHHSLNLDSGILMSVPIPAADEATDVEEAIQQALALADEKGITGREVTPFVLGKVNELSQGASLKANLALIKNNARVGADIAVELAQLVRSSIQPKSHHLQLDRDKASTAETIQLRPMVVGGSILDLVTHIRDPVVSMDGSTHLGTVDFGYGGVGRNLADALALFDLNPMFISAVGADDLGRNMIEHNEKLDKSRVAILSDHRTAMYNIVLDCDGAVRLGVGDMSIHTQVSPSLIQEQLPRLEQCSMLVLDGNLPQESVNYLLQLDNASNVPVFYEPTDVRKSDKFLKSGVPSAVTYFSPNLKELFSATGSAYSYDDLNDCNASLYKAVDACVDMLTLLQVIIVTMGDDGVLIVRRGSAHEPLPLRNDPGSKSRSEFTISATHYPVRKICDAVSCSGAGDCLSAAFITSILNHHSQGQAVAAGIQAAALSLGQDMSVPTMLSRDIIDWQSEAKGRPIL is encoded by the exons ATGTATCCGCGATTGCTGGGACGGGAGTTCCTGCGGTTTTCACCCGAGGTCCAGCGCATCCTCCACCAATGTCAAAGCCCGTGGGATCTCCTGGCTTCCCAGATCGTGTTGCTCGAATCCGCCATCCTCACCCATGGCATGCCTTATCCCACCAACTTGGAAATGGCCCATCAAGTCCAAAATATCATCCGAGATCGG GGTGCGGTACCCGCCACGGTGGGCATCATTTCCGGTAAACTTCACATTGGATTGACCGATCATGATCTGGCCTGGCTTGCCCGACCTGACACGGCCAAGGTGAAAGTGTCCCGTCGAGATTTGCCGGCGGTCTTGGCCCGGGGAGGTCATGGCGGGACCACCGTGGCCGGTACTCTGTTGGCGGCACGACAAACCCCGTGGGGTTCACTGCCTTTGTTTGTCACGGGCGGAATCGGCGGGGTTCATCGAGCAGGCCAGAACTCCATGGATGTGAGCGCAGatttggtggaaatgggacgaAGCTCCACCACTGTGATTTCAGCTGGGATCAAATCCATCTTGGATATCGGTCGCACCCTCGAGTACCTG GAAACTCAAGGCGTTTGTGTGGGAACATTGGGCGAGACCGACGATTTTCCTGCCTTTTTTACGCGGAAGAGCGGATTCCGCTCTCCGGTTCATGTCCGGGACGAGCGAGACATGGCCCGACTCATGGCTACTCATCATAGTCTGAACTTAGATTCGGGAATCCTCATGAGTGTGCCGATTCCTGCAGCGGATGAAGCCACGGATGTGGAGGAGGCCATCCAGCAGGCTCTGGCCTTGGCCGACGAAAAAGGAATCACGGGTCGAGAGGTCACGCCATTCGTTTTAGGGAAAGTAAATGAACTCTCGCAAGGAGCGTCGCTCAAAGCCAACTTGGCTTTAATAAAAAACAACGCTCGGGTGGGTGCCGATATCGCCGTAGAATTAGCCCAGCTCGTGCGTAGTTCAATCCAGCCAAAGTCGCATCATTTACAACTCGACCGCGATAAGGCCTCGACCGCCGAAACGATCCAGCTCAGACCGATGGTTGTGGGCGGATCTATCCTTGATCTGGTGACGCATATACGCGATCCTGTGGTGTCCATGGACGGATCTACTCATCTTGGAACGGTTGATTTCGGCTATGGTGGCGTAGGCCGGAATCTGGCCGATGCTTTGGCCTTGTTTGATCTTAATCCCATGTTCATCTCTGCCGTTGGGGCGGATGATCTTGGCCGAAATATGATAG AGCACAATGAGAAGCTGGACAAGAGCCGGGTGGCCATATTAAGTGACCATCGGACAGCCATGTATAACATTGTCTTAGATTGCGACGGTGCGGTTCGTCTGGGGGTCGGAGACATGAGTATTCACACCCAAGTCTCACCATCTTTAATCCAAGAACAGTTACCACGGCTCGAACAGTGCTCAATGCTCGTGTTGGATGGAAACCTCCCTCAAGAGAGTGTCAATTACCTTCTTCAACTTGACAATGCTAGCAATGTGCCCGTTTTCTACGAACCCACGGATGTCCGGAAGTCAGACAAGTTTCTTAAATCCGGCGTTCCATCTGCTGTGACGTACTTTTCCCCCAATTTGAAAGAGCTCTTTTCGGCTACGGGAAGTGCATACTCCTACGACGATCTCAACGATTGTAACGCCTCTCTTTATAAGGCCGTAGATGCTTGTGTGGATATGTTGACCCTACTCCAAGTGATCATCGTGACCATGGGCGACGACGGCGTACTCATAGTTCGACGTGGCTCAGCTCACGAACCTCTACCTTTAAGGAATGATCCCGGGAGTAAGTCTCGTAGTGAGTTCACCATATCGGCCACGCATTATCCAGTCAGAAAGATTTGCGATGCCGTGTCCTGTTCTGGAGCGGGCGATTGCCTCTCAGCCGCTTTTATAACCTCGATCCTCAACCATCACTCCCAAGGTCAAGCTGTGGCTGCGGGCATTCAAGCCGCTGCCCTTAGCTTGGGACAGGACATGTCCGTACCTACAATGCTCTCGCGTGATATTATCGATTGGCAGTCTGAGGCCAAAGGCCGTCCTATTCTGTGA
- the LOC131883358 gene encoding nucleolar protein 6-like, whose translation MTLSTSAPNGSLAVSEVEKRTKVPGLSRFLAYDLTLNLTCAALKLKAAQKRWSDHWQPLLARGLSGVAAMSQPSWSQRPSGWCLTLGLRWISDRWPAHNVLIGPLAGPDSSSAQAFTQLWGPKMCQLRRFEDGAIRESVELYNPRGPMYFPVAIMEHLFQVHGPAQPVHIEVMRLDPDESLLPRSFQTHDEMKEVRQAMDSLSQMLIAQADPALPLRRARGQAACLHYGGDAASYRAPEKYNPNTMQAQSGRYELKLEAKMCPSECRAIPVILDITHRKNMRQELFEKLRLAYLLNVKKSLDARGSLTMVKDHNLYVKHEGYLFALDVEPPSFRSDADGGESLAVSSANSLLQLVGLRYSAWAGTCHLVKKWIASKMLESVLPAEMIEVMLADVFVNPLKNLSEPKSVETALLRFFDMLSFKDFHAEPIIFNDNDTIPASKINGLKKTMVTHRDTLPFFVIITPNEKSPSSLSAGVKPFIAKRLINLAKLTLAQLVVDSNLVLNEFKNTFKVDLSIYDVIIHLKPLQIPFIRNKVDVSATKDIDPKTFPVVDYNPVQCYLSDLRDSYGSVADFFYGQGTPAIGVKLTREALDQIPVKSRKQGGGKFILGGKRVHSIEAMIEDFEILGFGLVKSVETKLNSN comes from the coding sequence ATGACGCTCTCCACCTCCGCCCCGAATGGCAGTTTAGCCGTGTCCGAGGTCGAGAAACGGACCAAAGTGCCGGGACTATCCCGCTTTTTGGCCTATGATCTGACCTTAAACTTAACTTGTGCCGCCCTCAAGTTGAAAGCCGCCCAAAAGCGATGGTCCGACCATTGGCAACCCCTTTTAGCCCGCGGTTTGTCGGGTGTGGCTGCCATGAGCCAGCCGAGTTGGAGCCAGAGACCCTCGGGCTGGTGCTTGACCTTGGGTTTGCGCTGGATAAGCGATCGCTGGCCTGCCCACAATGTCCTTATCGGACCGCTAGCCGGACCCGATTCCAGCTCGGCCCAAGCCTTCACCCAGCTCTGGGGCCCGAAAATGTGTCAATTGCGACGCTTTGAAGATGGGGCCATTCGCGAGTCGGTGGAGCTCTATAATCCTCGCGGTCCCATGTATTTTCCGGTGGCGATCATGGAACATCTCTTTCAGGTTCATGGCCCAGCCCAGCCCGTGCACATCGAGGTAATGCGGCTGGATCCCGACGAATCGCTTCTGCCGCGTTCATTTCAGACCCACGACGAGATGAAGGAGGTTCGACAAGCCATGGACAGTTTGTCGCAAATGTTAATAGCCCAAGCTGACCCGGCTCTGCCATTGCGACGAGCTCGCGGTCAAGCCGCGTGTTTACATTATGGTGGGGATGCCGCGTCGTACCGCGCACCCGAGAAATATAACCCAAATACGATGCAGGCCCAATCGGGCCGATATGAGCTCAAGTTGGAAGCCAAGATGTGTCCGTCCGAGTGTCGAGCGATTCCAGTGATATTGGATATCACGCATCGGAAAAATATGCGCCAAGAGTTGTTTGAGAAATTACGTCTGGCGTATTTGTTGAATGTAAAAAAGTCGTTGGATGCCCGAGGGAGCTTGACCATGGTCAAGGATCACAACCTGTACGTCAAACATGAAGGATATTTATTTGCTTTGGATGTGGAGCCCCCGAGCTTTCGAAGTGACGCGGATGGAGGTGAAAGTTTAGCCGTCTCATCGGCTAATAGCTTGTTACAATTGGTGGGATTGCGATATTCAGCTTGGGCTGGGACCTGTCACCTGGTGAAAAAATGGATCGCGTCTAAAATGTTGGAGTCCGTCCTTCCGGCTGAAATGATCGAAGTAATGTTGGCTGATGTGTTTGTGAACCCGCTCAAAAACTTAAGCGAGCCAAAATCCGTAGAGACGGCCTTACTTCGATTTTTCGATATGCTTTCATTCAAGGATTTCCACGCGGAGCCCATTattttcaatgacaatgaCACCATCCCTGCCTCCAAGATCAATGGCCTCAAGAAGACCATGGTAACCCACCGAGACACTTTGCCCTTCTTCGTAATCATCACACCTAACGAGAAATCGCCATCGAGCCTATCGGCGGGTGTAAAACCGTTCATTGCCAAGCGGCTGATCAATCTCGCCAAACTCACCTTGGCGCAGCTCGTGGTGGACTCGAATTTGGTGTTGAACGAGTTCAAGAACACATTCAAAGTAGATTTGAGTATCTACGATGTGATCATCCACCTGAAACCCCTTCAAATTCCGTTCATTCGTAACAAAGTGGATGTCAGTGCTACGAAGGATATCGACCCCAAGACTTTCCCCGTTGTGGATTATAATCCTGTTCAGTGCTATTTAAGTGATCTTCGGGACAGTTATGGATCGGTGGCCGACTTCTTTTATGGTCAAGGAACCCCGGCTATCGGAGTCAAATTAACCCGAGAAGCCCTGGATCAAATTCCGGTCAAGAGTCGGAAGCAAGGTGGGGGGAAATTTATCTTGGGCGGAAAGCGCGTTCACAGTATAGAGGCAATgattgaagattttgaaattcttggttttggtttggTCAAATCGGTTGAGaccaaattgaattcaaactgA
- the LOC131883862 gene encoding venom serine carboxypeptidase-like yields MDKLLWALLCCVVWADAHRRGPFLKMFPEAPTHNPPQNETGQPLFLTPLITQGKIKQAQDMARVGSPMNDLVESYSGYFTVNKASCQSNLFFWFFPAAYKPEKAPVLLWLQGGPGGSSMFGLFVEHGPFKVTRTMKLEARDTAWSLTHNVIYIDNPVGTGFSFTGRDECYARDQTNVADDLYEALLQFFQLFPQYQKSDFYATGESYAGKYVPAISYKIHTANPAAKQKINFKGMAIGDGLCDPVTMTNYGDFLFGIGLIDEEDQAYFKKVSELQVKLIESKEWVQAFQTFDDLLNGDLSGHPSYFANATGFNYYFNYLMTSSPAEFSYFGKFIQSTKVRKAIHVGNLTYNNGLAVEKHLMEDVMKSVKPWIEELLERYKVIIYNGQMDVIIAWPLTESFITSMKWSGAEKYLKASRIKWHVGNDLAGYAKQIGNFTQVLVRNAGHMIPYDQPKWAFDLINRFTRGKEFN; encoded by the exons ATGGACAAGCTCCTCTGGGCCCTTTTGTGTTGCGTGGTCTGGGCTGATGCCCATCGACGAGGCCCCTTCCTTAAAATGTTTCCGGAGGCACCCACTCACAATCCTCCTCAAAATGAAACGG GTCAGCCATTGTTCCTTACGCCACTCATTACCCAGGGGAAAATCAAGCAGGCTCAAGACATGGCTCGAGTGGGTTCGCCCATGAATGATTTGGTCGAAAGCTATTCGGGATACTTCACAGTCAACAAGGCATCATGTCAATCCAACCTCTTCTTCTGGTTCTTCCCGGCTGCC TACAAGCCCGAAAAGGCACCAGTACTACTTTGGCTGCAGGGTGGACCCGGTGGATCATCAATGTTCGGTTTGTTCGTGGAGCACGGTCCTTTTAAAGTGACCCGAACTATGAAGCTCGAAGCTAGAGACACGGCTTGGTCACTGACCCATAACGTGATCTACATTGACAATCCTGTGGGCACAG GTTTTAGCTTCACCGGAAGGGACGAGTGCTACGCCCGTGATCAAACCAATGTGGCTGATGATTTATACGAGGCCTTGCTACAGTTCTTTCAGTTGTTCCCGCAGTACCAAAAATCCGATTTCTACGCTACGGGAGAATCTTACGCTGGAAAATATGTACCTGCTATCTCTTATAAGATTCACACTGCCAATCCAGCCGCCAAGcaaaagatcaattttaaG GGCATGGCAATCGGCGATGGTCTCTGTGACCCCGTCACTATGACCAACTACGGGGATTTCCTTTTCGGCATTGGTCTCATCGACGAGGAGGATCAGGCTTATTTCAAGAAGGTCTCGGAGCTTCAGGTCAAGTTAATCGAATCTAAAGAGTGGGTCCAAGCGTTCCAAACCTTTGATGACCTTTTGAATGGCGATCTAAGTGGACATCCCTCGTATTTTGCCAATGCTACCGGGTTCAATTACTATTTCAACTACTTGATGACCTCTAGCCCGGCGGAATTCAGCTATTTTGGCAAGTTCATTCAAAGCACCAAAGTCAGAAAAGCAATTCACGTGGGAAACTTGACCTATAATAACGGATTGGCGGTGGAGAAGCATTTAATGGAAGATGTTATGAAATCAGTCAAGCCTTGGATTGAGGAGCTTCTTGAGCGCTACAA GGTAATCATTTATAATGGTCAAATGGATGTGATCATTGCTTGGCCTCTAACCGAGAGCTTCATCACATCAATGAAGTGGAGTGGAGCTGAAAAGTATCTCAAAGCCTCCAGGATCAAATG GCATGTTGGAAACGACTTGGCGGGTTATGCCAAACAGATTGGAAACTTCACTCAAGTGCTGGTTAGGAATGCTGGACACATGATTCCCTACGATCAGCCAAAATGGGCCTTTGACCTTATCAATCGGTTCACCAGAGGCAAAGAATTCAATTAG